The following proteins are co-located in the Microplitis demolitor isolate Queensland-Clemson2020A chromosome 5, iyMicDemo2.1a, whole genome shotgun sequence genome:
- the LOC103569331 gene encoding COP9 signalosome complex subunit 6 isoform X2, which translates to MSGTSKQDAGEMEIDDNVALDNGSSSMEVVNQPVPEAAPAPAGAGSSNSTSNSSRVMASSGTLGSVSVSLHPLVIMNVSEHWTRLRAQEGSEQLVYGALIGKQKGRHIEIMNSFELVFTMIGTDVIIDRDYYNTKEEQFKQVFSDMDFLGWYTTGDMPNDRDISVHRQICGINESPVLLKLDPRPKNPDQLSVAMYESVIDLVAGEATMLFVPLTYTLATEEAERIGVDHVARMCSNEQGESSLVAEHLMAQHSAIKMLYSRVKLILTYLRAVEKGELPPNHEILRAARSLAHHLPVLNSDKFKADFYNQCNDFGLMTYLGMITKGCNDINQFVNKFNILYDRSGMGPGHMRRMRSLFF; encoded by the exons ATGAGTGGTACGTCAAAGCAAGATGCGGGAGAGATGGAGATTGACGACAACGTCGCCTTGGACAATGGGTCCAGTTCCATGGAAGTCGTGAACCAGCCGGTTCCTGAAGCGGCACCGGCTCCGGCAGGAGCTGGGAGTTCCAACTCTACCAGTAACTCAAGTCGTGTGATGGCATCCTCTGGAACTCTGGGGTCAGTATCTGTCAGTTTGCATCCGTTAGTTATCATGAACGTCAGTGAACACTGGACCAGGTTAAGGGCCCAGGAAGGAAGTGAACAATTAG TTTATGGGGCTTTGATTGGAAAACAGAAAGGAAGACACATAGAAATCATGAACTCATTCGAGCTGGTGTTCACCATGATTGGCACTGATGTTATTATTGACAGAGACTATTACAACACCAAGGAAGAACAGTTCAAGCAGGTGTTCAGTGACATGGACTTTCTGGGTTGGTATACTACTGGAGACATGCCCAATGACAGGGACATCAGTGTCCACAGGCAAATTTGCGGCATCAATGAGAGTCCTGTCCTGCTGAAACTAGATCCCAGACCTAAAAATCcagat CAATTGTCTGTCGCGATGTATGAGTCTGTTATTGATCTCGTCGCCGGGGAAGCGACGATGCTTTTTGTACCTTTAACTTATACTTTGGCTACTGAAGAAGCTGAGAGAATTGGGGTCGATCATGTTGCGCGAATGTGCAGCAATGAACAAGGGGAAAGCTCTCTag tcgcTGAACATCTTATGGCCCAACACAGTGCCATAAAAATGTTATACTCACGTGTGAAACTCATCTTAACATACCTCCGTGCTGTCGAGAAAGGAGAATTGCCACCGAACCATGAAATTTTGCGAGCTGCTAGATCTCTAGCTCATCACTTGCCGGTTTTGAATAGCGATAAATTCAAAGCCGACTTTTACAAC CAATGCAACGACTTTGGCTTGATGACTTATCTGGGAATGATCACCAAGGGCTGCAACGACATAAACCAGTTCGTAaacaaattcaatattttatacgACAGGTCTGGAATGGGCCCAGGCCACATGAGACGTATGCgaagtctttttttttga
- the LOC103569330 gene encoding uncharacterized protein LOC103569330 isoform X1, whose protein sequence is MALVMLPCDLPWWPAVVKVLDKAALARNPKDLIDAMQRIHDMCNISLDPDEDEQDPDLFVGFAKFIDEDLGPGEREQMFIKTIPKIVERAKALRNTKPPQGLYFSLQQQGDHVEYSYGFASSLVANAFFSTYPKRTVKTHPTLGDFNFTNFFKHLHQNSQKIKLQSILQYFDFLESDGALEGRMIVSRQVMTSKQWLTIEDWLESNVPLCPLTIRHVGRLERVDTETKVLHVCFSSSRFGEGVLEDVINQETVHIVTHPEILAVILSVEALEDNEVLIVEGARHVSRINNPKQNKATFESIPNPNPVTICCMDAENYSNLPLRQFEEDNILREMNKSLLGFRQRHLPASPTETVSLDVACADGCPVTRRLSPIGESFSSASPEIETAEDKVVINNNNNHNNTNSNRANGNLTEDVSMENLTDVRLRPNGRSATQRSLSPDKFISGYHKSFSNVSTRSRFIVLGSSGEVLPVTRKSLGQMSVYESCNSQSTESFHSAKDSIDEEHPAGKYDEEEFKLTRKYSNQLDTPERRGTFAQRLKEALNRESTATGSSEDSSEESSYAVGINISGSHVGDQDIKVRRGGSRGFVLRDETVDEDFLKASLEAEQKWLGKFKQTQQPVLQRKDTNNSSKYSFSTEYSSDFCSELEEVYEQLSKWLDDPIVSDENRELEARDRAVIQFAGSLLRRALSESFAGVPVQEGEPQLLIGPNDVQQKHKLALAVRSLSLELARQRNKRQQSVSELISDQAEDQDFEDDEDQDQDQKADEEDDKFLDALEIQESTKKVESKPNNKWAIKFTSTVELETLVEEDAATFRLPLEENFQDKNNKIISKHTEGKNNLIPGDSSPQDGGLLPVATGNWGCGSRLKGDPQLKLVIQWLAASLAGVPRLIYYTCGNQSLSKLDTVSRVLTDRRWTVGDLSTAMLRFAVHTLEDRVKGRNSLFEELIGVDKPSP, encoded by the exons ATGGCTCTGGTGATGCTGCCATGTGACTTACCCTGGTGGCCAGCTGTAGTAAAAGTGCTGGACAAGGCTGCCCTAGCCAGGAACCCCAAGGATCTGATAGACGCGATGCAGCGGATCCATGATATGTGcaa tATAAGTCTAGATCCAGATGAAGATGAACAAGATCCCGATCTCTTTGTTGGGTTTGCCAAATTTATTGATGAAGATCTGGGTCCGGGCGAACGGGAGCAAATGTTTATTAAGACAATACCGAAAATTGTCGAGAGGGCCAAAGCTCTGAGGAATACTAAACCACCGCAGGGACTTTATTTTAGCTTACAACAGCAAG GAGACCACGTGGAATACAGTTACGGATTCGCTTCATCGCTGGTAGCCAATGCGTTCTTCTCGACCTACCCGAAACGCACAGTCAAAACCCACCCGACACTAGGAGACTTCAATTTCACAAATTTCTTCAAGCATCTCCATCA aaatagtcaaaagataaaattacaaagtattcttcaatattttgattttttggagAGCGATGGAGCACTTGAGGGCCGTATGATCGTGTCCAGgcag gtCATGACTTCAAAGCAATGGCTGACTATCGAAGACTGGCTTGAGAGCAATGTCCCACTGTGCCCCTTGACGATACGTCATGTAGGACGACTCGAGCGAGTCGATACGGAAACAAAAGTTCTGCATGTTTGTTTTTCAAGCTCGAGATTCGGCGAGGGCGTGCTCGAAGACGTTATTAACCAAGAAACTGTACAT atagtAACTCATCCCGAAATTCTTGCTGTGATATTGTCCGTCGAGGCCTTAGAAGACAACGAAGTACTGATAGTTGAAGGTGCAAGACACGTATCAAGAATAAATAATCCAAAGCAGAACAAGGCGACATTTGAGAGCATCCCCAATCCGAATCCCGTAACTATCTGCTGCATGGACGCTGAAaactattcaaatttaccaCTAAGACAGTTCGAGGAAGACAATATACTGCGTGAAATGAATAAATCGCTGCTGGGGTTCCGTCAAAGACATTTACCAGCGAGTCCGACGGAAACAGTCAGCCTGGATGTTGCTTGTGCTGATGGCTGTCCAGTCACGCGCAGACTGTCTCCCATCGGGGAGAGTTTCAGCAGCGCTTCACCGGAGATCGAAACCGCTGAAGACAAAGTcgttattaataacaataataatcataataatactAACAGCAATCGGGCTAATGGAAATTTGACTGAAGATGTCAGCATGGAAAATTTAACCGACGTGCGCCTTAGGCCTAATGGGAGATCCGCGACTCAGAGGTCACTCAGTCCGGATAAATTTATCTCGGGATATCACAAGAGTTTTAGTAATGTCAGCACTCGGAGCAGGTTCATTGTTTTGGGGTCTAGTGGAGAAGTATTGCCGGTAACGCGAAAATCTCTGGGACAAATGTCTGTTTATGAGAGCTGCAATAGTCAGAGTACTGAAAGCTTTCATAGCGCTAAAGATTCTATTGACGAAGAACATCCGGCTGGTAAATacg atgaagaagaatttaaattaacgcgCAAGTACAGTAATCAATTAGACACACCTGAAAGAAGAGGAACGTTTGCTCAAAGATTAAAAGAAGCACTTAATCGCGAAAGTACTGCTACCGGATCATCCGAAGATTCATCTGAAGAAAGCAGTTACGCTGTTGGAATTAATATCTCTGGAAGTCATGTCGGCGATCAAGATATTAA agtAAGAAGAGGAGGCTCCAGAGGATTCGTCTTACGAGATGAGACTGTTGATGAAGATTTTCTCAAAGCTTCTTTAGAAGCTGAACAAAAATGGCTTGGGAAGTTCAAACAGACTCAGCAGCCGGTTTTACAAAGAAAAGACACTAATAACAGTAGCAAATACAGTTTTAGCACGGAATATAGTTCTg ATTTTTGCTCAGAGTTGGAAGAAGTGTATGAGCAGTTGTCAAAATGGCTGGACGACCCGATCGTGTCGGACGAAAACCGGGAGCTGGAGGCAAGAGACCGCGCAGTGATCCAGTTCGCGGGCTCTTTACTGAGACGAGCGTTGAGTGAATCCTTTGCTGGGGTACCTGTCCAAGAAGGAGAACCCCAGCTTCTTATTGGTCCTAACGACGTTCAGCAAAAGCACAAACTGGCTCTGGCTGTGCGGAGTCTCAGTCTTGAGCTCGCGAGGCAGAGAAACAAACGGCAGCAGTCG GTATCAGAGCTGATAAGCGATCAAGCTGAGGACCAAGACTTCGAAGATGATGAGGACCAGGACCAGGATCAGAAAGCAGATGAAGAAGACGATAAATTTTTGGATGCCCTTGAAATACAAGAGTCTACAAAGAAAGTAGAATCAAAACCAAACAATAAATGGGCAATTAAATTTACCTCGACAGTGGAACTAGAAACTCTCGTCGAAGAAGACGCAGCGACTTTTCGTCTTCCTTTGGAAGAAAACTTtcaggataaaaataataaaattatttctaaacatacggaaggaaaaaataatttg ATACCAGGCGACAGCAGTCCTCAAGACGGAGGACTCTTACCAGTGGCGACAGGCAATTGGGGTTGCGGTTCCCGGCTCAAAGGTGACCCGCAGCTGAAGCTGGTGATCCAGTGGCTTGCGGCATCGCTTGCTGGAGTTCCGCGGCTAATTTACTACACCTGCGGTAATCAAAGTTTATCAAAG CTCGACACCGTCAGCAGAGTCCTCACTGACAGAAGGTGGACAGTAGGAGATTTATCAACCGCGATGCTGAGGTTCGCGGTTCATACTCTCGAGGACAGAGTCAAGGGCAGGAACAGTCTCTTTGAAGAACTGATAGGCGTTGACAAGCCCAGCCCTTAG
- the LOC103569331 gene encoding COP9 signalosome complex subunit 6 isoform X1 codes for MSGTSKQDAGEMEIDDNVALDNGSSSMEVVNQPVPEAAPAPAGAGSSNSTSNSSRVMASSGTLGSVSVSLHPLVIMNVSEHWTRLRAQEGSEQLVYGALIGKQKGRHIEIMNSFELVFTMIGTDVIIDRDYYNTKEEQFKQVFSDMDFLGWYTTGDMPNDRDISVHRQICGINESPVLLKLDPRPKNPDQLSVAMYESVIDLVAGEATMLFVPLTYTLATEEAERIGVDHVARMCSNEQGESSLVAEHLMAQHSAIKMLYSRVKLILTYLRAVEKGELPPNHEILRAARSLAHHLPVLNSDKFKADFYNQCNDFGLMTYLGMITKGCNDINQFVNKFNILYDRSGMGPGHMRRTGTNHKRRTHLLAFYQDNILS; via the exons ATGAGTGGTACGTCAAAGCAAGATGCGGGAGAGATGGAGATTGACGACAACGTCGCCTTGGACAATGGGTCCAGTTCCATGGAAGTCGTGAACCAGCCGGTTCCTGAAGCGGCACCGGCTCCGGCAGGAGCTGGGAGTTCCAACTCTACCAGTAACTCAAGTCGTGTGATGGCATCCTCTGGAACTCTGGGGTCAGTATCTGTCAGTTTGCATCCGTTAGTTATCATGAACGTCAGTGAACACTGGACCAGGTTAAGGGCCCAGGAAGGAAGTGAACAATTAG TTTATGGGGCTTTGATTGGAAAACAGAAAGGAAGACACATAGAAATCATGAACTCATTCGAGCTGGTGTTCACCATGATTGGCACTGATGTTATTATTGACAGAGACTATTACAACACCAAGGAAGAACAGTTCAAGCAGGTGTTCAGTGACATGGACTTTCTGGGTTGGTATACTACTGGAGACATGCCCAATGACAGGGACATCAGTGTCCACAGGCAAATTTGCGGCATCAATGAGAGTCCTGTCCTGCTGAAACTAGATCCCAGACCTAAAAATCcagat CAATTGTCTGTCGCGATGTATGAGTCTGTTATTGATCTCGTCGCCGGGGAAGCGACGATGCTTTTTGTACCTTTAACTTATACTTTGGCTACTGAAGAAGCTGAGAGAATTGGGGTCGATCATGTTGCGCGAATGTGCAGCAATGAACAAGGGGAAAGCTCTCTag tcgcTGAACATCTTATGGCCCAACACAGTGCCATAAAAATGTTATACTCACGTGTGAAACTCATCTTAACATACCTCCGTGCTGTCGAGAAAGGAGAATTGCCACCGAACCATGAAATTTTGCGAGCTGCTAGATCTCTAGCTCATCACTTGCCGGTTTTGAATAGCGATAAATTCAAAGCCGACTTTTACAAC CAATGCAACGACTTTGGCTTGATGACTTATCTGGGAATGATCACCAAGGGCTGCAACGACATAAACCAGTTCGTAaacaaattcaatattttatacgACAGGTCTGGAATGGGCCCAGGCCACATGAGAC GAACAGGTACAAATCATAAGAGACGAACCCACTTGCTCGCTTTCTATCAGGATAATATTctgtcataa
- the LOC103569330 gene encoding uncharacterized protein LOC103569330 isoform X2, translating to MALVMLPCDLPWWPAVVKVLDKAALARNPKDLIDAMQRIHDMCNISLDPDEDEQDPDLFVGFAKFIDEDLGPGEREQMFIKTIPKIVERAKALRNTKPPQGLYFSLQQQGDHVEYSYGFASSLVANAFFSTYPKRTVKTHPTLGDFNFTNFFKHLHQNSQKIKLQSILQYFDFLESDGALEGRMIVSRQVMTSKQWLTIEDWLESNVPLCPLTIRHVGRLERVDTETKVLHVCFSSSRFGEGVLEDVINQETVHIVTHPEILAVILSVEALEDNEVLIVEGARHVSRINNPKQNKATFESIPNPNPVTICCMDAENYSNLPLRQFEEDNILREMNKSLLGFRQRHLPASPTETVSLDVACADGCPVTRRLSPIGESFSSASPEIETAEDKVVINNNNNHNNTNSNRANGNLTEDVSMENLTDVRLRPNGRSATQRSLSPDKFISGYHKSFSNVSTRSRFIVLGSSGEVLPVTRKSLGQMSVYESCNSQSTESFHSAKDSIDEEHPAGKYDEEEFKLTRKYSNQLDTPERRGTFAQRLKEALNRESTATGSSEDSSEESSYAVGINISGSHVGDQDIKVRRGGSRGFVLRDETVDEDFLKASLEAEQKWLGKFKQTQQPVLQRKDTNNSSKYSFSTEYSSDFCSELEEVYEQLSKWLDDPIVSDENRELEARDRAVIQFAGSLLRRALSESFAGVPVQEGEPQLLIGPNDVQQKHKLALAVRSLSLELARQRNKRQQSIPGDSSPQDGGLLPVATGNWGCGSRLKGDPQLKLVIQWLAASLAGVPRLIYYTCGNQSLSKLDTVSRVLTDRRWTVGDLSTAMLRFAVHTLEDRVKGRNSLFEELIGVDKPSP from the exons ATGGCTCTGGTGATGCTGCCATGTGACTTACCCTGGTGGCCAGCTGTAGTAAAAGTGCTGGACAAGGCTGCCCTAGCCAGGAACCCCAAGGATCTGATAGACGCGATGCAGCGGATCCATGATATGTGcaa tATAAGTCTAGATCCAGATGAAGATGAACAAGATCCCGATCTCTTTGTTGGGTTTGCCAAATTTATTGATGAAGATCTGGGTCCGGGCGAACGGGAGCAAATGTTTATTAAGACAATACCGAAAATTGTCGAGAGGGCCAAAGCTCTGAGGAATACTAAACCACCGCAGGGACTTTATTTTAGCTTACAACAGCAAG GAGACCACGTGGAATACAGTTACGGATTCGCTTCATCGCTGGTAGCCAATGCGTTCTTCTCGACCTACCCGAAACGCACAGTCAAAACCCACCCGACACTAGGAGACTTCAATTTCACAAATTTCTTCAAGCATCTCCATCA aaatagtcaaaagataaaattacaaagtattcttcaatattttgattttttggagAGCGATGGAGCACTTGAGGGCCGTATGATCGTGTCCAGgcag gtCATGACTTCAAAGCAATGGCTGACTATCGAAGACTGGCTTGAGAGCAATGTCCCACTGTGCCCCTTGACGATACGTCATGTAGGACGACTCGAGCGAGTCGATACGGAAACAAAAGTTCTGCATGTTTGTTTTTCAAGCTCGAGATTCGGCGAGGGCGTGCTCGAAGACGTTATTAACCAAGAAACTGTACAT atagtAACTCATCCCGAAATTCTTGCTGTGATATTGTCCGTCGAGGCCTTAGAAGACAACGAAGTACTGATAGTTGAAGGTGCAAGACACGTATCAAGAATAAATAATCCAAAGCAGAACAAGGCGACATTTGAGAGCATCCCCAATCCGAATCCCGTAACTATCTGCTGCATGGACGCTGAAaactattcaaatttaccaCTAAGACAGTTCGAGGAAGACAATATACTGCGTGAAATGAATAAATCGCTGCTGGGGTTCCGTCAAAGACATTTACCAGCGAGTCCGACGGAAACAGTCAGCCTGGATGTTGCTTGTGCTGATGGCTGTCCAGTCACGCGCAGACTGTCTCCCATCGGGGAGAGTTTCAGCAGCGCTTCACCGGAGATCGAAACCGCTGAAGACAAAGTcgttattaataacaataataatcataataatactAACAGCAATCGGGCTAATGGAAATTTGACTGAAGATGTCAGCATGGAAAATTTAACCGACGTGCGCCTTAGGCCTAATGGGAGATCCGCGACTCAGAGGTCACTCAGTCCGGATAAATTTATCTCGGGATATCACAAGAGTTTTAGTAATGTCAGCACTCGGAGCAGGTTCATTGTTTTGGGGTCTAGTGGAGAAGTATTGCCGGTAACGCGAAAATCTCTGGGACAAATGTCTGTTTATGAGAGCTGCAATAGTCAGAGTACTGAAAGCTTTCATAGCGCTAAAGATTCTATTGACGAAGAACATCCGGCTGGTAAATacg atgaagaagaatttaaattaacgcgCAAGTACAGTAATCAATTAGACACACCTGAAAGAAGAGGAACGTTTGCTCAAAGATTAAAAGAAGCACTTAATCGCGAAAGTACTGCTACCGGATCATCCGAAGATTCATCTGAAGAAAGCAGTTACGCTGTTGGAATTAATATCTCTGGAAGTCATGTCGGCGATCAAGATATTAA agtAAGAAGAGGAGGCTCCAGAGGATTCGTCTTACGAGATGAGACTGTTGATGAAGATTTTCTCAAAGCTTCTTTAGAAGCTGAACAAAAATGGCTTGGGAAGTTCAAACAGACTCAGCAGCCGGTTTTACAAAGAAAAGACACTAATAACAGTAGCAAATACAGTTTTAGCACGGAATATAGTTCTg ATTTTTGCTCAGAGTTGGAAGAAGTGTATGAGCAGTTGTCAAAATGGCTGGACGACCCGATCGTGTCGGACGAAAACCGGGAGCTGGAGGCAAGAGACCGCGCAGTGATCCAGTTCGCGGGCTCTTTACTGAGACGAGCGTTGAGTGAATCCTTTGCTGGGGTACCTGTCCAAGAAGGAGAACCCCAGCTTCTTATTGGTCCTAACGACGTTCAGCAAAAGCACAAACTGGCTCTGGCTGTGCGGAGTCTCAGTCTTGAGCTCGCGAGGCAGAGAAACAAACGGCAGCAGTCG ATACCAGGCGACAGCAGTCCTCAAGACGGAGGACTCTTACCAGTGGCGACAGGCAATTGGGGTTGCGGTTCCCGGCTCAAAGGTGACCCGCAGCTGAAGCTGGTGATCCAGTGGCTTGCGGCATCGCTTGCTGGAGTTCCGCGGCTAATTTACTACACCTGCGGTAATCAAAGTTTATCAAAG CTCGACACCGTCAGCAGAGTCCTCACTGACAGAAGGTGGACAGTAGGAGATTTATCAACCGCGATGCTGAGGTTCGCGGTTCATACTCTCGAGGACAGAGTCAAGGGCAGGAACAGTCTCTTTGAAGAACTGATAGGCGTTGACAAGCCCAGCCCTTAG